A genomic region of Cannabis sativa cultivar Pink pepper isolate KNU-18-1 chromosome 1, ASM2916894v1, whole genome shotgun sequence contains the following coding sequences:
- the LOC115704992 gene encoding zinc finger protein ZAT12, with translation MKRSITDRELENLTMANCLMFLSRGAGSVITTNNGSHHHHHHNHNHNLHLHQFDQYSNNSSSTLSLSPSPSQSSSPNRVFECKTCNRQFPSFQALGGHRASHKKPRLMTGEGGNSSDSQSGSPSKPKTHECTICGLEFAIGQALGGHMRRHRAALTDQTHHHALSAASAATRPPPIDIAGSLQVRRPAAMVNKKNNRVLCLDLNLTPLENDIKILQLGKSVSLVTYI, from the coding sequence ATGAAGAGATCCATAACAGACAGAGAGCTTGAAAACCTAACCATGGCCAACTGTCTTATGTTCCTGTCTCGTGGAGCAGGATCAGTTATCACAACAAACAACGGcagtcatcatcatcatcatcataatcataatcacaatcttcatcttcatcagtTCGATCAGTACTCTAATAATTCATCTTCAACTCTATCATTATCGCCATCTCCATCTCAATCTTCATCACCTAACCGAGTTTTCGAGTGCAAGACCTGTAACCGGCAGTTCCCTTCGTTTCAAGCCCTCGGCGGCCACCGAGCCAGTCACAAAAAGCCGAGGCTAATGACCGGAGAAGGCGGTAACAGCTCTGATTCACAGTCAGGCTCACCATCCAAGCCCAAGACACACGAGTGCACCATATGTGGGCTTGAATTCGCCATCGGCCAAGCCTTGGGGGGCCACATGAGGCGCCATAGAGCCGCCTTGACCGACCAGACTCATCATCATGCTTTGTCAGCGGCCTCGGCCGCCACCCGGCCACCGCCTATTGATATCGCCGGTTCTTTGCAAGTACGGCGGCCGGCCGCGATGGTGAATAAGAAGAACAATAGGGTTTTGTGTTTGGATTTGAACCTCACACCCTTGGAAAATGATATCAAGATTCTTCAGCTTGGGAAATCAGTTTCTTTGGTTACATATATATGA